Proteins encoded within one genomic window of Spirochaeta isovalerica:
- a CDS encoding TP0733 family outer membrane beta-barrel protein: MTKTKKLLLATLVFSLLQLNFIYAQDEAPIEAEPQKIDLYGLGDQNFTINAGLFIPLFFFDPTPYDSDGAAAVTNLTVGGAGSLMYEAYLNNNFKIGLELGGIFARSPNKNSFFMVPITARVAYEFHFGQFSLPLFLGMGINIITYQEEKNVQFLMKPGVSLYWHYNSDWSFGGNLVYWISPEYIPADHTQDRIGNFLDFTLSARYHF, encoded by the coding sequence TTGACAAAGACTAAAAAACTGCTTCTCGCGACTCTTGTATTCTCCTTGCTGCAGTTAAATTTCATATATGCGCAGGATGAAGCTCCTATAGAGGCAGAACCTCAGAAAATCGACTTATACGGTCTGGGAGACCAGAACTTTACAATAAACGCAGGGCTGTTTATACCCCTGTTCTTTTTCGACCCCACCCCTTATGACAGCGACGGAGCTGCGGCAGTTACAAACCTGACGGTCGGCGGAGCGGGATCTCTGATGTATGAAGCTTACCTGAACAATAACTTCAAAATCGGATTGGAACTGGGAGGCATTTTTGCCAGGAGCCCCAATAAGAATTCCTTTTTCATGGTTCCCATAACGGCGAGAGTCGCTTATGAATTCCATTTCGGACAATTTTCCCTGCCTCTTTTTCTCGGCATGGGGATAAACATCATAACTTATCAGGAAGAAAAGAATGTTCAATTTCTGATGAAACCGGGAGTGTCTCTCTACTGGCACTACAATAGCGACTGGTCATTCGGCGGCAATCTCGTTTACTGGATATCACCCGAATACATACCGGCTGACCATACCCAGGATAGAATCGGGAATTTCCTCGATTTCACTCTTTCAGCCCGGTACCATTTCTAA
- the folD gene encoding bifunctional methylenetetrahydrofolate dehydrogenase/methenyltetrahydrofolate cyclohydrolase FolD — MAAELMDGKLLAQEMKEELKAQVEELKSKGITPGLGVILVGDNPASKSYVTSKEKACERIGIFSDDTRLPDTITEEELLSHVDRMNRDDKIHGILVQLPLPKHIDEDKIINAISPDKDVDGFHPVSVGRMVLGQETFLPCTPHGCLKLLERYDVETEGAEVVVIGRSNIVGKPVANLLMRKDKPGNSTVTVCHTRTKKEDLLTHTKKADIIIVASGFPNTLTADMVKDGVVVIDVGINRVEDASRERGYRLIGDADFDSLKEKCSKITPVPGGVGPMTITMLLFNTVQSARNRLSK; from the coding sequence ATGGCAGCGGAACTTATGGATGGAAAGCTTCTGGCTCAGGAAATGAAAGAGGAACTGAAAGCTCAGGTTGAGGAATTAAAATCCAAGGGAATTACACCGGGGCTTGGCGTTATTTTAGTAGGAGATAACCCTGCCAGCAAGAGTTATGTGACATCCAAGGAAAAAGCCTGTGAAAGGATCGGTATTTTTTCCGATGATACCAGACTTCCCGACACGATTACGGAAGAGGAGCTTCTGTCCCATGTGGACAGAATGAACAGAGATGATAAAATCCATGGCATCCTGGTTCAGCTTCCCTTACCGAAGCATATAGATGAAGACAAGATTATCAATGCCATCAGCCCCGATAAAGATGTCGACGGCTTTCATCCCGTCAGCGTAGGTAGAATGGTGCTGGGGCAGGAGACATTCCTACCCTGTACGCCTCATGGCTGCCTTAAACTGCTCGAACGGTATGATGTGGAAACGGAAGGCGCTGAAGTCGTGGTTATCGGCAGAAGCAATATAGTCGGGAAGCCGGTCGCCAATCTCCTTATGAGAAAAGACAAACCGGGTAATTCGACGGTCACTGTCTGCCATACAAGAACGAAAAAGGAAGATCTGCTGACTCATACGAAAAAGGCGGATATCATTATCGTAGCATCCGGTTTTCCCAATACGCTGACGGCGGATATGGTAAAAGACGGAGTTGTCGTTATTGATGTTGGCATCAACCGTGTTGAAGATGCTTCGAGAGAAAGAGGATACAGATTGATCGGTGATGCCGATTTTGATTCTCTCAAGGAGAAGTGCAGTAAAATTACGCCCGTACCGGGTGGAGTCGGTCCCATGACCATTACGATGCTTCTTTTCAATACGGTGCAGTCTGCCCGGAACAGACTGAGCAAATAG
- a CDS encoding LCP family protein has translation MIDWGKIFRIAAAAAAVILVTVIIVLTIQMGRLKSRFSDSEDFYRASLENQRMTIDQMSQNLQILASGSNEVRRYMSLPEKQLIRGASDDGNKDSVDPAVSFYDAFRYLVSQEEEENLAAAFSLWLEEGDIQEYFSSRNFSFNRINGTQAAIMRDGEEMLTLYWNSGDSAVEFSDVAGNRYSLPFDDEPDQTLNKASNILDTYTGRIREREDYLNRLTGSSEIADVLKSRGLAIEAQSASRYNLINLKDESFMDSIGRRGMDFYAGNESFSDESAFRQGLIEFISEISIETESERIDKLVLAKMEEVFADEGFKVLLESENCQRELQREEDGEFVYFHIFRNDGTVKGSYALQKEFGEVLLISGDGKYLKSLDRFTPDNDFRSLVISDDKQDNSSPFALDDSSDTFLVVGTHEHNADTMIIVHADNISGKIKMISFPRDLYYKGSKINNIYKEQGPEQLAKELSEITGYSIKKYISIDMFAFIDVINILGGIDVTLESDLIDPTYKVKNNGVWSTLYYRKGTHHLDGVAALRVARSRHGSEAYDRSRRQQLIVKAIMDRLNSLGASDMSTFYDFVTSVFSYIDTNLTIADLAKSFVMYKDNEIDDPVTLNLDNILVARWSNTYLLPIEEEKKLLADDNFFAGQWIVVPRDNDWDLFNKFIGNVLNNGN, from the coding sequence TTGATCGACTGGGGAAAAATATTCCGAATTGCCGCTGCAGCTGCAGCGGTAATTCTTGTAACTGTTATTATTGTGCTGACTATACAGATGGGGCGATTGAAGAGCCGGTTCTCTGACAGCGAGGATTTTTATAGAGCCTCTCTGGAGAATCAGCGTATGACAATCGATCAGATGTCCCAGAATCTGCAGATCCTCGCATCGGGCAGCAATGAAGTCCGCCGTTATATGAGTTTGCCGGAAAAGCAGTTAATTAGAGGAGCATCAGATGACGGGAATAAGGATTCTGTAGATCCCGCCGTTTCTTTTTATGATGCTTTCCGCTATCTCGTCTCTCAGGAAGAGGAAGAGAATCTTGCGGCAGCTTTTTCTCTCTGGCTTGAGGAGGGTGATATACAGGAGTATTTTTCCTCACGGAATTTTTCTTTCAACAGAATAAACGGAACTCAGGCTGCGATTATGCGCGATGGTGAGGAAATGCTGACCCTTTACTGGAACAGCGGAGATTCCGCCGTTGAATTTTCCGATGTAGCGGGAAACAGATATTCTCTTCCTTTTGACGATGAGCCAGATCAGACGCTGAATAAGGCTTCTAATATTCTCGATACCTATACTGGTAGGATAAGGGAGAGAGAGGACTACCTCAACCGGTTGACCGGCAGCTCCGAAATAGCAGATGTTCTGAAAAGCAGAGGATTGGCCATTGAGGCACAATCTGCCTCCCGTTACAATCTAATCAATCTTAAAGATGAATCCTTTATGGATTCAATCGGTCGTAGAGGAATGGATTTCTACGCGGGAAATGAATCATTCTCTGATGAAAGTGCTTTTAGGCAGGGTTTGATTGAGTTTATAAGTGAAATAAGCATTGAAACGGAATCGGAAAGAATCGATAAGCTTGTTCTGGCGAAGATGGAGGAAGTTTTTGCCGATGAAGGCTTTAAAGTGCTTCTCGAATCGGAAAACTGTCAGAGAGAGCTTCAAAGGGAAGAGGACGGGGAATTCGTATATTTCCATATTTTCAGAAATGACGGAACGGTAAAAGGCTCATATGCCCTTCAGAAAGAATTCGGTGAGGTCCTGTTGATTTCCGGAGACGGGAAATATCTTAAATCTCTCGACCGTTTCACTCCGGATAATGATTTCCGTTCCCTGGTCATCAGCGACGATAAGCAGGATAATAGCTCTCCCTTCGCCCTGGATGATTCTTCTGATACTTTTCTAGTTGTGGGAACCCATGAGCATAATGCTGATACGATGATCATAGTCCATGCCGATAACATTTCGGGTAAGATAAAAATGATCAGTTTCCCCCGAGATCTGTACTATAAAGGCAGTAAGATCAACAATATCTATAAAGAGCAGGGACCGGAACAGTTGGCAAAAGAATTGTCAGAAATCACCGGATATTCCATTAAGAAGTATATCTCTATCGATATGTTCGCCTTTATCGATGTCATAAACATCCTGGGGGGCATCGATGTGACTCTTGAAAGCGATTTGATTGATCCAACGTATAAAGTGAAAAACAATGGAGTCTGGTCTACGCTCTATTACAGAAAGGGGACCCATCATCTCGATGGCGTGGCGGCACTGAGAGTGGCCCGCTCCCGGCACGGTTCGGAAGCCTATGACCGTTCAAGACGGCAGCAGTTGATAGTAAAAGCCATTATGGACAGGCTCAATTCCCTGGGCGCCAGTGACATGTCAACATTTTATGACTTTGTAACTTCTGTTTTCTCCTATATCGATACAAATCTTACCATTGCCGATCTTGCCAAAAGTTTTGTGATGTATAAAGATAACGAAATTGACGATCCCGTTACACTGAACCTCGATAATATACTTGTCGCCCGTTGGTCGAATACGTATCTTTTACCTATTGAAGAAGAGAAAAAGCTGCTGGCCGATGACAATTTCTTTGCGGGACAGTGGATTGTCGTCCCCCGGGACAATGATTGGGATCTGTTCAATAAATTTATCGGAAATGTGTTAAACAATGGTAATTAA
- the miaB gene encoding tRNA (N6-isopentenyl adenosine(37)-C2)-methylthiotransferase MiaB, giving the protein MSEKKYWLENYGCQMNKAEAAALELELQAEGWIKAESEHEADLAIINTCTVRQSAENRIWGRIGHYKHLKKERDMKLVVMGCMAENRKDELTKKGSAVDIVAGTKGQKLLVKKLSGDYTGQEDFLEENRYSFHQSHGSVDSINALVPIMHGCNNFCTYCIVPYVRGREVSRDAEEILGEVKSLVEKGVKDVTFLGQNVNTYIDKEADVNFAGLLRRTARETGVKRIRFLSAHPKDLTDDIIEVMASEDAVCKHLHLPVQHGSSKVLMEMNRRYTKEDYLLLVDKLKKAMPDISLTSDIMVGFPGETPGDLEELKDLMRKVRFSEAFTYFYNPREGTKAFGREDSLPDEIKKARLAEIIALQRDITAGEFDKRIGSTVEVIAEHVSKKSDEEILGRTERNETVLFKGTKDLIGKILTVKITSLKGQTFFGEEVPCPGE; this is encoded by the coding sequence ATGTCTGAAAAGAAATACTGGCTGGAAAATTACGGATGCCAGATGAATAAAGCCGAAGCCGCCGCTCTGGAACTGGAGCTTCAGGCGGAAGGCTGGATAAAAGCTGAAAGCGAACACGAGGCCGATCTGGCTATAATCAATACCTGTACGGTGCGCCAGTCGGCGGAAAACAGGATCTGGGGCAGAATCGGACACTACAAGCATTTAAAAAAAGAACGGGATATGAAACTCGTTGTCATGGGGTGTATGGCGGAGAACCGTAAAGATGAGCTGACTAAAAAAGGTTCAGCTGTGGATATTGTCGCAGGGACGAAAGGTCAGAAGCTTCTGGTTAAGAAACTGTCCGGCGATTATACAGGACAGGAGGATTTTCTGGAGGAGAACAGATACTCCTTCCATCAGAGTCACGGATCCGTCGATTCAATCAATGCATTGGTTCCCATAATGCACGGCTGCAACAATTTCTGTACTTATTGCATCGTTCCCTACGTCAGAGGAAGGGAAGTCTCACGGGACGCCGAAGAGATCCTCGGGGAAGTGAAATCTCTTGTTGAAAAGGGTGTGAAGGATGTCACTTTTCTCGGACAGAATGTCAACACGTACATCGATAAAGAGGCTGATGTCAATTTCGCCGGACTCCTCCGTCGGACCGCCAGAGAAACCGGTGTTAAAAGGATCAGATTCCTCTCAGCTCATCCTAAAGATCTCACCGATGATATTATTGAAGTGATGGCATCGGAAGATGCTGTTTGTAAACACCTTCATCTGCCGGTTCAGCACGGTTCCTCCAAAGTCCTGATGGAAATGAACCGGCGTTATACTAAAGAAGATTATCTACTGCTTGTCGATAAGCTGAAAAAGGCCATGCCTGATATTTCATTGACGTCCGATATCATGGTGGGTTTTCCCGGGGAGACTCCCGGGGATCTCGAGGAATTGAAGGATCTGATGAGAAAGGTCAGGTTTTCTGAAGCTTTCACCTATTTTTATAACCCCCGGGAAGGAACTAAAGCTTTCGGTCGTGAGGATAGTCTCCCGGATGAAATCAAGAAAGCCCGGTTAGCTGAAATAATCGCTCTTCAGAGAGACATAACAGCCGGCGAGTTTGATAAAAGGATCGGTTCAACCGTAGAAGTTATTGCCGAGCATGTATCGAAAAAATCAGATGAAGAGATACTCGGTCGTACGGAGAGAAACGAGACAGTCCTGTTTAAAGGAACAAAGGACTTGATCGGAAAAATCCTGACTGTTAAAATTACATCGCTGAAAGGTCAGACCTTTTTCGGCGAGGAGGTCCCATGCCCTGGAGAATGA
- a CDS encoding SPOR domain-containing protein translates to MIKQRLRKLLLFLLFLSAHPLFSDPLYDASILEKEGKTEEAFRIYSRWLKDNTEDSRFSDILFKSAALAGDADGAISLYLGFASILSGSVLHDLYEQVGMLYELTFRYSYAADYYRMAAGSVSPSDSEMLLRAMKLLYQTGEIPTDRDIDALLMKDLSPDIYVDALLFKAELLVYRDEWEKAEEILIQSRYSNLYPAIQLALWDIYRRTNNNQEARRVVDFMIETYPDSVELAIMKGRIKKMTRLSDFFLSLEDVTTENPEPATEPDVYIQTGAFSREDNARELALSLETSGFDVITSRDGTVYKVYVTGDSPDLLQKLKTKGFDGFITDSP, encoded by the coding sequence TTGATAAAACAACGACTGCGTAAGTTACTATTATTTCTTCTCTTTCTCTCTGCTCATCCCCTGTTCTCCGATCCTCTGTATGATGCTTCTATACTGGAGAAAGAGGGTAAGACAGAGGAAGCCTTCAGAATTTATTCCCGGTGGTTAAAAGATAACACAGAGGATAGTCGCTTTTCCGATATTCTTTTCAAATCAGCCGCGCTGGCCGGAGATGCCGATGGGGCGATTTCTCTTTATCTTGGTTTTGCCTCTATATTGTCCGGTTCAGTTCTTCACGATTTGTATGAACAGGTAGGGATGTTGTATGAGTTGACCTTCCGCTACAGTTATGCGGCAGATTATTACAGAATGGCTGCCGGTTCGGTTAGCCCTTCTGATTCTGAAATGCTGCTTCGTGCCATGAAGCTCCTCTATCAAACGGGAGAAATTCCGACGGACAGAGATATCGATGCTCTCCTGATGAAGGATCTCAGTCCTGATATCTACGTAGACGCCCTTCTTTTCAAGGCAGAACTTCTTGTCTACAGAGACGAGTGGGAAAAAGCTGAAGAGATTCTGATTCAAAGCAGATACAGCAATTTATATCCGGCCATTCAGCTGGCTCTGTGGGATATTTATAGAAGAACAAATAACAACCAAGAAGCCCGGCGGGTTGTTGATTTTATGATAGAGACCTATCCCGATTCAGTGGAACTGGCAATTATGAAAGGCCGGATAAAAAAAATGACAAGGCTGTCTGATTTTTTTCTTTCCCTGGAGGATGTCACGACAGAGAACCCTGAACCGGCAACAGAACCGGATGTGTACATCCAGACAGGCGCTTTTTCCCGGGAAGATAATGCCCGCGAGCTGGCCTTGAGTCTAGAAACATCCGGTTTTGATGTTATTACGTCCAGGGACGGGACTGTCTATAAAGTATACGTTACGGGGGACAGCCCGGATTTGCTGCAGAAATTAAAAACCAAAGGCTTTGACGGATTTATTACGGATTCTCCGTAG
- a CDS encoding pallilysin-related adhesin, with the protein MIKNGTFPAAAALLMSLLISCGSPQSDEENITPQTIIPGLANDSEQIPDSDNTIVPADSIINSLQILIDREYRDYDILNINLDEDETEEQIILASPLNEDKNVFRIYIADFDEKKDEYYELYRSDIGTYNLNIASIECDDLTGDHLNEIIITGIDTKDQQILEVFKLFPEKDSQSYTVKKVFNQAVDGDFEIIRMDRGNDYKIDGLTGESFGLEVQKKNPDDEKNLIVERFKWNAEKKYYELSNSEKVRISSLSNENLLNFYRGTSEDYLDFLKGPWFKTKDLNGNATHNMNEIFQIIPEEKTITFYSGDIQESFTWNENTEPVKYRQILSFFSVRNNFLTSMSFSISISIDSFETIQVKIRGNQRWGGTYSQLTENLQKALTDNSRENLLLSEMKVKGLYKTNLNTEILFDSPEYILKEDDKETRGIFTIFDLEGQQILEMKELSSNGLTRDIKTYLMEYSESADDLRIIRTITLKKGVLRARGIAPESGSELHFEQIEKVDQETTENP; encoded by the coding sequence ATGATAAAAAACGGAACATTTCCCGCAGCAGCGGCTTTACTTATGTCTCTTTTGATTTCCTGCGGTTCGCCTCAATCCGATGAGGAAAACATTACCCCGCAGACTATTATTCCCGGTTTGGCAAATGATTCTGAGCAGATTCCGGATAGTGACAACACGATTGTTCCGGCTGATTCCATAATCAACAGTCTACAGATCCTGATAGATAGGGAGTACCGGGACTACGATATTCTCAATATCAATCTCGATGAGGATGAAACTGAAGAGCAGATAATCCTGGCAAGCCCTCTTAACGAGGATAAAAATGTATTCCGGATATACATAGCCGATTTTGATGAAAAAAAAGACGAATATTACGAACTGTACCGCAGCGATATCGGGACTTACAATCTCAACATAGCATCAATTGAATGTGATGATCTTACAGGAGATCATTTAAATGAGATAATCATCACCGGTATCGATACGAAAGATCAGCAGATTCTGGAAGTTTTCAAGCTTTTTCCCGAAAAGGACTCCCAGTCCTATACTGTTAAAAAAGTATTTAACCAGGCCGTTGATGGTGATTTTGAAATCATCAGAATGGACAGAGGCAACGATTACAAAATTGACGGCCTTACTGGAGAAAGCTTCGGACTTGAAGTACAGAAAAAGAATCCCGATGACGAGAAGAATCTCATTGTCGAGAGGTTCAAATGGAATGCTGAAAAAAAATACTATGAGCTTTCCAACTCGGAAAAAGTCCGCATATCATCTCTTTCCAATGAAAATCTGTTGAACTTTTACAGGGGCACCAGCGAAGATTATCTCGATTTCCTCAAGGGACCATGGTTCAAAACGAAAGACCTCAACGGGAATGCCACTCATAATATGAATGAGATATTTCAGATTATACCCGAGGAAAAAACAATCACCTTTTATTCCGGAGATATCCAGGAAAGCTTTACCTGGAATGAAAATACCGAACCGGTAAAATACCGCCAGATTTTATCTTTCTTCAGTGTGAGAAATAACTTTTTAACAAGTATGTCTTTTTCCATAAGCATCAGCATAGACAGCTTTGAAACTATACAGGTCAAAATAAGAGGAAACCAGCGCTGGGGAGGAACCTACAGCCAGCTGACTGAAAATCTCCAGAAGGCTCTTACGGACAACTCCCGTGAGAATCTGCTCCTATCTGAAATGAAGGTAAAAGGCCTTTATAAAACGAATCTCAATACAGAGATCCTCTTCGACAGTCCCGAATATATCCTGAAAGAGGATGATAAGGAAACAAGAGGTATATTTACAATTTTTGATCTGGAAGGTCAACAGATACTTGAAATGAAAGAACTCAGCTCAAACGGACTGACAAGAGATATTAAGACCTATTTAATGGAATATAGCGAATCCGCTGATGATTTGAGAATCATCAGAACCATCACCTTGAAAAAAGGCGTATTAAGAGCGCGGGGAATAGCACCGGAAAGCGGCTCTGAACTCCATTTCGAGCAGATAGAAAAAGTCGATCAGGAGACTACGGAGAATCCGTAA
- a CDS encoding DHH family phosphoesterase: protein MAKIEAIIDYIIKHDNYIVTCHESPDGDALAAEYALARGLQIYGKNVRIINSDATPGKYDFLDSWNMIVQYQSSDDLPEELDKWTLIIVDTELSNIGSIKEIIPPRAVQTLIIDHHNFGDETAPYTYLNPDAGSSSEIIYTILEKLGVEITLDIGIAIYTGIVYDTGFFAYPKTNAYEFHIAENLVNIGVDPSKIYSLLAESKSIESIILQTLVHQNMKLHYDQRVAVQYMSRKTLLDSGAKYEESQEIVNFPLQSQKVRASVFFKEDTTGLLRCSIRSKGEVNCAEVARSFNGGGHKTAAGFKCYEPFEDIKPKVLDMLGSYFT from the coding sequence ATGGCAAAAATTGAAGCTATAATTGACTATATCATAAAACATGATAATTACATTGTAACATGCCACGAATCTCCAGACGGCGATGCTCTGGCCGCGGAATATGCCCTGGCCAGAGGCCTTCAGATATATGGAAAGAATGTCAGAATAATTAACAGCGACGCGACGCCGGGAAAATATGATTTTCTTGATTCATGGAATATGATTGTCCAATACCAGTCTTCCGATGATCTGCCGGAAGAATTGGACAAATGGACGCTGATTATCGTCGATACGGAACTGTCCAATATCGGTTCAATCAAAGAAATTATTCCTCCCAGAGCCGTGCAGACGCTGATCATCGACCATCATAATTTCGGCGATGAGACAGCGCCCTATACATACCTTAACCCGGATGCCGGGTCTTCAAGCGAAATCATTTATACAATTCTTGAAAAGCTCGGAGTGGAAATCACTCTGGATATCGGCATTGCCATCTATACGGGTATTGTCTACGACACGGGTTTTTTCGCCTACCCCAAAACTAATGCTTATGAATTCCATATAGCGGAAAATCTGGTCAATATAGGTGTTGATCCCAGTAAGATCTACTCCCTTCTGGCAGAAAGCAAATCTATCGAGTCGATTATTCTCCAGACCCTGGTACACCAGAATATGAAACTTCATTACGACCAGAGAGTGGCTGTTCAATATATGAGCCGGAAAACCCTTCTTGACTCCGGTGCTAAATACGAAGAGTCGCAGGAAATTGTCAACTTCCCCCTCCAGAGCCAGAAAGTGCGGGCCTCTGTTTTTTTCAAAGAAGACACGACAGGTCTCCTCCGATGCTCCATCAGATCGAAAGGGGAAGTCAATTGCGCAGAAGTGGCCCGCAGCTTCAATGGCGGCGGACATAAAACCGCGGCTGGTTTTAAATGCTACGAGCCATTTGAAGATATTAAGCCAAAGGTGCTTGATATGCTCGGGAGTTATTTTACATAA
- a CDS encoding nucleotidyltransferase family protein codes for MRNDCVILAAGLSSRMGKWKPEVEVGGIPMIRRSISNASMTSRQVIVVGGYNFSLLSRLIGDLPHVTLVENTRYEKGMLTSVKTALNYIRTVRFFIALADMPYIQPETFSLMEDRFFEDALFPIYKGMRGHPVLVNSTVSSIIADAPETLMMKDILKSCRISEIEVNDPGILKDVDRLSDIE; via the coding sequence ATGAGAAATGATTGCGTGATTCTCGCTGCGGGATTGTCGTCGAGAATGGGAAAATGGAAGCCGGAAGTTGAAGTCGGCGGAATTCCCATGATCAGGCGCTCTATTTCCAATGCCTCCATGACTTCCCGTCAGGTAATCGTTGTCGGCGGTTACAATTTCAGCTTGCTCTCCCGGCTGATCGGAGATCTGCCCCATGTCACATTAGTGGAAAATACCCGTTATGAAAAGGGAATGTTGACTTCTGTCAAAACGGCTTTGAATTACATCAGAACCGTCAGGTTCTTTATTGCCCTGGCCGACATGCCTTATATTCAGCCGGAAACTTTTTCTCTTATGGAGGACCGCTTCTTTGAAGATGCTCTTTTTCCCATTTACAAAGGCATGAGAGGACATCCCGTGCTGGTCAATTCGACAGTTTCTTCAATAATAGCCGATGCTCCTGAAACCCTGATGATGAAAGATATCCTGAAAAGTTGCCGCATCAGCGAAATCGAAGTGAATGATCCCGGAATCCTCAAAGATGTGGACAGGTTATCTGATATTGAATGA
- the purA gene encoding adenylosuccinate synthase — MKLVVIGAQWGDEGKGKIVDYLSEESSIVVRFSGGANAGHTIVVGEKVYKLHLIPSGIVNPDKTAILGSGMVIDPESMFKELEGLEAEGLDCKGRILVSDRAHIVLPRYRDMDVEIDKSRKNPIGTTGRGIGVTYALKSSRDGFRVGDMYDENRYAMLEEEDRRFLDPFKEKMRDMVCNISQYLYENKDKNILFEGAQGVLLDLDSGTYPYVSSGYSSSAGAAMGSGIGPRQLDRIYGVFKAYSTRVGNGPFPSEYDRERDGDLGDQILKIGQEFGVTTGRARRCGYLDLVALKYACWSNSIDYLVMTKIDIFDSFDEIKVCTGYEIDGEVTDVLPARIDLMAKAKPVTRTFKGWKSDLTKCSSYEELPGEVKDYISFIEDYVETPIGTVSVGPDRNQTFNRVQPWG; from the coding sequence ATGAAGCTTGTAGTGATCGGAGCCCAGTGGGGCGACGAAGGAAAGGGGAAGATTGTCGATTATCTATCGGAGGAGTCTTCCATCGTGGTCCGGTTTTCCGGAGGTGCCAATGCAGGGCACACCATAGTCGTAGGCGAAAAAGTTTACAAACTTCATCTCATACCATCAGGTATTGTGAACCCGGACAAGACTGCAATTCTCGGTTCCGGAATGGTTATTGACCCCGAATCCATGTTTAAAGAACTGGAAGGGCTGGAAGCGGAAGGCCTTGACTGTAAAGGGAGAATCCTTGTCTCCGACAGGGCTCACATCGTTCTCCCCCGATACCGTGATATGGATGTGGAGATTGATAAAAGCAGAAAAAACCCCATAGGCACTACCGGCCGGGGCATCGGAGTCACCTATGCTTTAAAATCCTCCCGGGACGGATTCCGGGTGGGCGATATGTATGATGAAAATCGCTATGCCATGCTTGAAGAGGAAGACAGAAGATTCCTCGATCCCTTTAAAGAAAAAATGAGAGATATGGTTTGCAATATTTCACAGTATCTCTATGAAAATAAAGACAAGAATATCCTGTTTGAGGGTGCCCAGGGAGTTCTGCTCGATCTGGACAGCGGAACATACCCTTATGTTTCATCCGGCTATTCCAGCAGCGCCGGCGCGGCAATGGGAAGTGGTATCGGACCGCGACAGCTCGACAGGATATACGGCGTTTTCAAAGCTTATTCCACGAGAGTCGGCAACGGACCCTTTCCATCGGAGTACGACAGGGAAAGAGATGGAGATCTGGGCGATCAGATTTTGAAAATCGGACAGGAATTCGGAGTCACGACCGGACGGGCAAGAAGATGCGGTTATCTGGATCTTGTGGCACTGAAATATGCCTGCTGGTCAAACTCTATCGATTATCTGGTTATGACTAAAATCGATATTTTCGATTCATTCGACGAAATAAAAGTCTGTACCGGTTATGAGATCGATGGGGAAGTGACAGATGTGCTTCCTGCGAGAATTGATCTCATGGCTAAAGCCAAACCTGTCACCAGAACTTTCAAGGGCTGGAAGTCCGACCTGACGAAATGTTCATCATATGAGGAACTGCCTGGTGAAGTAAAAGACTATATAAGCTTCATTGAAGATTATGTTGAAACTCCCATAGGAACGGTTTCAGTCGGTCCTGACAGAAATCAGACATTTAACAGAGTTCAACCCTGGGGTTAA